A single region of the Scyliorhinus canicula chromosome 31, sScyCan1.1, whole genome shotgun sequence genome encodes:
- the LOC119958987 gene encoding tight junction-associated protein 1-like codes for MDSQRLQFLQEENEDLQRRLARATYRMERVDSDFKASHEHLETQLRKAQAELEELKAKFHRLQENYSRAEQVNTLMEENLYAILPRPSLLSKVVSERGQDQLNIAVNQSPFLNVPVFTPPAPFMDEGPGMDVEDPNRSACSTARAVATPPAADQLLRGLAAAPEGSGSHRLGGQRFLPSREGPSGPLRTRPVVGPHRQTAFTPWRPCLDPTPPLSRLGGDKPQAVGGKPEEGCPPPAAGFAVFPSDPFGPINPMEHPALGTISEELIPKEMSWKDVNARPCLSLGEVSSSAGSGDEVADGWSKVSAGKIAADAERGQGLNYQPGLSDTAKVSQRRGHSSPRDSEGKGEAGNHSPSLGLPGANCDPSPPTGLAGGRDWGEEVVRRLFEAGGRGRDGDATGRPQEGGRAFGGEGHAREGAEEPARHQSSSKHPPATAPRKHRHQASRGPVARE; via the exons ATGGATTCTCAACGTCTGCA GTTTCTACAGGAGGAGAACGAAGACCTGCAGCGGCGCCTGGCGAGGGCCACTTACAGGATGGAGAGGGTGGACTCGGACTTCAAGGCCAGCCACGAGCACCTGGAGACCCAGCTGAGGAAGGCCCAGGCGgagctggaggagctgaaggcgaagTTTCACAG GCTACAGGAGAATTACTCCAGGGCAGAACAGGTTAACACGCTCATGGAGGAGAATCTGTATGCGATT CTACCTCGTCCCTCCCTTCTGTCGAAGGTGGTCTCCGAACGCGGACAAGACCAACTGAACATCGCTGTCAATCAGTCACCTTTCCTCAATGTCCCTGTCTTCACTCCGCCTGCCCCCTTCATGGACGAAGGGCCTGGAATGGATGTCGAAGACCCCAATCGCTCCGCATGCTCGACAGCGAGGGCAGTGGCGACGCCACCCGCAGCCGATCAGCTCCTGCGCGGCCTGGCGGCTGCCCCGGAGGGTAGCGGCTCGCACCGTCTTGGAGGGCAACGCTTCCTGCCCAGCCGTGAGGGGCCAAGCGGGCCGTTGAGGACGAGGCCTGTCGTAGGCCCTCACAGACAGACAGCTTTTACTCCCTGGAGACCGTGCCTCGACCCCACCCCTCCGCTCAGTCGTCTGGGAGGGGACAAGCCCCAGGCAGTTGGAGGGAAACCAGAGGAGGGGTGCCCGCCCCCAGCTGCCGGGTTTGCAGTCTTTCCCAGTGACCCGTTTGGTCCCATTAACCCGATGGAACATCCAGCCCTTGGCACGATCAGTGAAGAACTGATCCCGAAAGAAATGTCCTGGAAAGACGTCAATGCAAGGCCGTGCCTCTCGCTGGGGGAGGTCAGCAGTTCTGCAGGCTCGGGGGACGAGGTGGCGGACGGCTGGAGCAAGGTTTCTGCGGGCAAGATCGCGGCTGATGCGGAACGAGGCCAAGGGCTCAACTACCAACCGGGCCTAAGTGACACCGCAAAGGTATCCCAGCGCCGTGGGCATTCATCGCCACGCGACTCAGAGGGAAAGGGCGAGGCTGGCAACCACTCGCCCTCCCTTGGCCTACCTGGGGCCAACTGCGACCCTTCACCCCCAACCGGCCTGGCAGGGGGCAGGGACTGGGGCGAGGAGGTCGTCCGCCGACTCTTCGAGGCCGGTGGACGGGGCCGCGACGGCGACGCGACGGGGAGGCCGCAGGAGGGTGGAAGGGCCTTCGGAGGCGAAGGGCACGCGCGggagggagcggaggagccggcaAGGCATCAGTCGTCTTCTAAGCACCCTCCGGCCACAGCTCCGAGGAAGCACAGGCACCAGGCCTCCCGCGGGCCCGTTGCCAGGGAGTAG